A single genomic interval of Psychroserpens sp. NJDZ02 harbors:
- a CDS encoding DUF748 domain-containing protein, translating to MHSKKAKRPIYKKKRYVIPMVLLLILLMIRLYLPTYIKNYVNEVLADIPGYYGEVEHIDISLFRGAYVINGLYLNKVDANTQVPFLNFPKADISVEWKSVFNGKIVAEIVMSNPEIIYVFEDQQSTPEDGLPEVDDWTKALTDLVPLEINHFEIHNGKLAFVQLSADPNVDLSINKLELTADNLRNVVEKERILPSPIQATGVSFGGGNINLNGNINLLKDIPDMDLAFSLEKANATALNDFTNYYAGIDFESGTVELFSEIAIADGYLKGYMKPLLTNSKLIGKEDGFLETLWEGLVGFFKFALKNQKNNTLATQIPLEGDLNNVEAGVWSTFGGVFKNAWIKAFKGETNDTIGYEDAIEGADDMTRKEKRAAKKEAKKEAKQSE from the coding sequence TTGCATAGTAAAAAAGCAAAAAGACCAATATATAAGAAGAAGCGATACGTTATACCTATGGTTTTGTTATTGATATTACTAATGATTAGGTTGTATCTACCGACGTATATCAAAAATTATGTAAATGAAGTTTTAGCGGATATTCCTGGCTATTACGGAGAAGTAGAGCATATTGATATTTCCCTTTTTAGAGGTGCTTATGTTATCAATGGATTATATCTAAATAAGGTAGATGCTAATACTCAAGTCCCTTTTTTGAATTTCCCTAAAGCCGATATTTCTGTAGAATGGAAATCTGTTTTTAATGGTAAGATTGTTGCAGAAATAGTGATGAGTAATCCCGAAATTATTTATGTTTTCGAAGATCAGCAAAGCACACCAGAAGATGGGCTGCCTGAAGTAGATGATTGGACAAAAGCTTTAACAGATTTAGTGCCTTTAGAAATTAATCATTTTGAAATCCATAACGGAAAATTAGCGTTTGTACAGTTATCGGCAGATCCAAATGTTGATCTATCTATTAATAAGCTAGAGCTAACAGCGGATAATTTGCGAAATGTCGTAGAAAAAGAACGCATATTACCTTCTCCGATACAGGCAACAGGAGTCTCTTTTGGTGGCGGAAATATTAATCTAAATGGAAATATTAACCTTTTAAAAGATATTCCGGATATGGATTTAGCATTCTCTTTAGAGAAAGCTAATGCGACTGCATTAAACGATTTTACAAATTATTATGCAGGAATAGACTTTGAAAGTGGAACAGTGGAGCTTTTTAGCGAAATAGCGATAGCAGATGGTTACTTAAAGGGCTATATGAAACCGTTACTGACCAATAGTAAGCTGATAGGTAAAGAGGATGGGTTTTTAGAAACCTTATGGGAAGGACTCGTTGGGTTTTTTAAATTTGCTTTAAAGAATCAAAAAAACAATACATTAGCCACGCAAATACCTTTGGAAGGGGATTTAAATAATGTTGAAGCAGGAGTGTGGTCTACATTTGGTGGTGTTTTTAAAAATGCATGGATAAAAGCCTTTAAAGGCGAAACAAATGATACCATCGGGTATGAGGATGCTATTGAAGGGGCAGACGATATGACCAGAAAAGAAAAGAGAGCAGCAAAAAAGGAAGCGAAAAAGGAGGCGAAACAGAGCGAATAA
- a CDS encoding HAD family hydrolase: MFKAVLFDMDGVIVDTEPLHKKAYFLMFDQFNISVSKALYESTTGQSTINVCRKLCTIFELENNPEELVQCKRQIFTDLFHSDPSLKLIEGVLDLIQNYHSNGLTLVLASSASMGTINNVFTRFDLNQYFKAKISGADLQASKPHPEIFEKAAQLAGFPQKDCFVIEDSTNGIKAAKSAGSYCIGYDSLHSKNQDYTLADLVTSDFKSIHHKHLKNISF; the protein is encoded by the coding sequence ATGTTTAAAGCGGTTTTATTTGATATGGATGGTGTAATTGTAGATACGGAACCTCTACATAAAAAAGCCTATTTTTTAATGTTTGACCAATTTAACATATCGGTTTCTAAAGCGTTATATGAATCTACTACTGGACAATCAACGATTAATGTCTGCAGAAAATTATGCACCATTTTTGAATTGGAAAATAATCCTGAAGAATTAGTACAGTGCAAGCGTCAAATATTTACAGATTTATTTCATAGCGACCCAAGTCTTAAACTTATTGAAGGTGTTCTTGATTTGATTCAGAACTATCATAGCAATGGTTTAACTCTGGTCTTAGCCTCTTCTGCATCCATGGGCACGATTAATAACGTATTTACTCGATTTGATTTAAATCAATATTTTAAAGCTAAAATTAGTGGTGCAGATTTACAAGCCTCGAAACCACATCCAGAAATTTTTGAAAAAGCAGCACAATTAGCCGGATTTCCTCAAAAAGATTGTTTTGTAATCGAAGATTCTACCAACGGGATTAAAGCTGCAAAATCTGCAGGAAGTTATTGCATTGGCTACGATAGCCTACACTCTAAAAATCAAGACTACACTTTAGCCGATTTAGTGACGTCAGACTTTAAGAGTATACATCATAAGCATTTAAAAAACATAAGCTTTTAG